In the Puniceicoccaceae bacterium genome, one interval contains:
- a CDS encoding GH1 family beta-glucosidase, producing the protein MSFGEQFVWGAATSSFQIEGGFDQDGRGASIWDEFTRLPNRVMRNHGGELACDHRNRYREDVKLMAQIGLKAYRFSIAWPRVMPDGTGSISEQGLDFYSDLVDALLEHGITPWVTLYHWDLPWSLHLRGGWLNPEISDAFEAYAEAVVKRLGDRVTHWMTINEPQVITCMGYADGSFAPGLKLSLKELCIVSKNLLLSHGKAVRVIRGIQGERAQVGWAPVGVLTQPLEVKQAHVDAARQATFDVRAPGDHSPAQLRQTFWNSAWWMDPVYRGTFPEVALQRFGNHIPRDFEQGLDIICQPADFFAANIYISEFAESDGNGGYRQVDPGPDTASNTMGWDICPDALYWGARFFHERYQLPIVVTENGIPQTDLLVDGKVSDPNRIEFMSAYLKGLKQASREGVPVHGYFYWSLMDNFEWSSGYKQRFGIVHVDYATQRRTLKQSAHWYGDVIRSNGAILG; encoded by the coding sequence ATGAGTTTTGGAGAACAGTTTGTGTGGGGGGCGGCGACCTCCTCTTTTCAGATTGAGGGTGGATTTGACCAGGATGGGCGCGGTGCGTCGATCTGGGATGAATTCACGCGATTGCCCAACCGCGTGATGCGGAATCACGGCGGGGAACTGGCGTGTGATCATCGCAACCGCTACCGGGAGGATGTGAAGCTGATGGCGCAGATCGGATTGAAGGCATACCGGTTCTCCATTGCCTGGCCTCGTGTGATGCCGGATGGAACAGGTTCGATCAGTGAGCAGGGGCTGGATTTCTACAGTGATTTGGTGGATGCTCTGCTGGAGCATGGCATCACACCCTGGGTCACCCTGTACCACTGGGATTTGCCATGGTCTCTGCATTTGCGGGGAGGTTGGCTCAACCCGGAAATCTCCGATGCATTTGAGGCGTACGCCGAAGCGGTTGTCAAACGGTTGGGGGATCGCGTGACGCATTGGATGACGATCAATGAACCGCAGGTCATCACGTGCATGGGCTATGCGGACGGCAGTTTTGCTCCCGGACTCAAGCTGTCGCTCAAGGAACTGTGCATCGTTTCCAAAAACCTGCTCTTGTCACACGGAAAAGCGGTGCGCGTGATTCGTGGAATTCAGGGTGAGCGGGCACAGGTGGGTTGGGCACCTGTCGGAGTGTTAACTCAGCCGCTCGAGGTGAAGCAGGCTCATGTGGATGCGGCGCGACAGGCGACCTTTGATGTTCGCGCACCTGGGGATCACAGTCCCGCGCAGCTCAGGCAGACCTTTTGGAACAGCGCTTGGTGGATGGATCCGGTGTATCGGGGGACTTTTCCCGAAGTGGCATTGCAGCGATTTGGCAACCACATCCCACGGGATTTTGAGCAGGGCCTCGACATCATCTGTCAACCCGCCGATTTTTTCGCCGCGAACATCTATATTTCCGAATTTGCGGAAAGCGACGGAAACGGGGGGTATCGACAGGTGGACCCCGGGCCGGATACAGCGTCCAATACGATGGGGTGGGATATTTGTCCGGATGCGCTGTATTGGGGTGCTCGTTTTTTTCACGAACGCTATCAGTTGCCCATCGTGGTGACCGAAAATGGAATTCCGCAGACGGACCTGCTGGTGGACGGCAAGGTCAGCGATCCCAATCGCATCGAATTCATGTCGGCATACCTTAAGGGATTGAAGCAGGCGTCAAGGGAAGGAGTGCCCGTGCACGGCTATTTCTACTGGTCCTTGATGGACAATTTTGAGTGGAGCAGTGGATACAAGCAGCGATTTGGCATTGTGCATGTGGACTATGCCACACAGCGACGCACGCTCAAGCAGTCAGCGCACTGGTATGGGGATGTCATTCGCAGCAACGGTGCAATCCTCGGCTAA